ATCTACGCCGTTGAAATGAAGTCCGACGCTGCACCTATTTCCGGTGGAGTTCAGGAACAGACTATACAATAATGAATGAACATCTTAATTTTGACTGCTTTTTAGGAAAACGCATCCATCTCGGCGTCAGCGGTTCCATCGCAGCATATAAGTCTCTGGACTTACTGCGTATGTTTCGTAAGGCCGGGATCGAAGTCAGTGTTACGCTCACTTCCGGTGCGCAGGAATTTATCAAGGGCCTCAGTTATGAGGCCCTTGGTGCTTTCAAGGTCTGGGAGAAGATGTACCCGACTTTGGATGATACTTTCGGTCACCTTGAACCCGGTCAGGCTGCCGATGCCATGCTTATTGCTCCGGCAACAGCTTCAGTGCTGGCCCGCATGACCCACGGTTTAGCCGACGATATGCTTTCCTGTCAGGCCTTGGCTTTCAATGGTCCTAAGCTTGTGGCCCCGGCCATGAACCCGGCCATGTGGGATGCGCTTGCCACTCAGGATAATTGCCGTGTGTTGGCTGAAAGGGGAGTTGAATTCATCGGTCCTGATTGCGGCGATGTTGCCTGCGGTGATCATGGACGTGGGCGTCTTGCTTCCCTTGAATCCATTTATGCCCACGGCTTACGTGCGGTTGCCCCAAAGGATATGAGCGGTAAGCATGTGCTGATTACTCTGGGGCCTACCCGTGAGAAATGGGATGCGGTCCGTTTTTGGTCTAATCCTTCGTCAGGATTGATGGGAGCCTGTATTGCCATGGCAGCATGGCTTCGCGGTGCTAAGGTCACTATTGTTTCCGGTCCGGTGAACTGGTGGTTTCCTGAAGATATCGATGTGATCAAGGTTGATTCTGCGCAGCAGATGTTCGATGCTGCCACTGAGGTCTGGCCCAGTTGCACCACCGGATGTTTCACTGCTGCTGTGGCTGACTTCAAGCCTATTCCCCATGGTGAGGGCAAATTTAAGAAAGCTGGCAATGATGCTCTTCGGGTTGATTTTGATACCAACCCGGATATTCTTAAGACCGTCGGCACCATGAAAAAGGATGACCAGCAGTTGATCGGTTTTGCCGCCGAGACTTCCAACATTCAGGAAGCAGCCAAGGGCAAGCTTGAGCGCAAGAATCTGGATCTGATTGTTGCCAACCCCATCAACAAACCCGGAGCGGGATTTGAGTCTTCCACCAATTCTGTTTATGTTTTGGACAGAACAGGGCGGTCCGAAGAATGGCCTGACCTCCCCAAAAGCGAAATAGCGTGGCGTATATGGGATCTCCTTCCGCAGAATTAAATGTACTTGAAAGCGTCAGGCCGTGGTATCAAAACGGCCTGCAATATGTTTTCAAGGATGCACTGCCCGGTATCGAGGAACTCGAAAAACCGGCGCGGCAGCGTTCCGCTGTGTCCGCACCCCCTCGGCAGCAGGCTCCGCGCAGGCCGCAGCAGATGACTCAGCAACAGCCTCCGGTCCAGCAACCTGCTCCTCGGCAACAGTCCGTTCCGGCTCAGCATGCTCCCCAGCAAACACAGCGACCTTCCTTTGATCGCACCCCTCCGGCAAAGCCTTCGCGCATGCCTGAGAAACGTAAGCCTTCAGTTCAGCCTAAGGTAAATTTTCCTGATCCTCAGTCTTGGCCCGCTCCATGGTCGACTCTGGCAGGACGCATTAGTCCGCGTGTGCAGATTTTCTGGACTTATGCCCAGCTTGGTCAGGATTTGTCTGGTCAGGCCGATACTGCGCGGCGCAAGCTTTTCCAATCTCTGATCGGTTATATGGGGCTGCCCAAGGGAGCTATTTCGTTCTGGCCTTGTACTGCTTGGAACGGCAATGACTTTGAAAACAAGAGTGATATCTTTTGGAAAGGGGTAGAGTCCTACGGGGTTAAGTTTGTAGCTTGCTTTGGGGACCAGACCCGTTCAATTGTCGCTCCTGATGCCCCCCCAAGTTCTGCATCTGTCCATACTAACGGAGTGCAGATGCTCATGCTTCAGGACCCGGACTTCCTCAAGAATCTGCCACCTGATGAGCAGCAGTTGCTTTGTATTTCGCTTTTGCGATTACCTCTTTTTTAAGAATCATTTCTTTTTTGAAATTATCGACCCCGTCTTAATAAGGCGGGGTTTTCTTTTTCCACTGTTTCTTTATCTCCCACAATTTGGCATTATGAATTATAAATAGTCTTTTCAGTTGGAGTTGCCATGCATAGTCTGAAGAAGCGTTCAAGTTATATTTTTTGTTTGATCGTTATTTCAATGTTTATTACCGCCGCTGTCGCTCGTTCTGTATTGGCTGAGAATGTCAGCGTAATGTTACTTGAATTGCAGGGTGGTATAAGCCCCGCTCAGGTTCATCTTCTTGAAGATGCTCTTGAGCAAGCAGGTGATGACGATCATGATCTTTTGTTGCTGCGGCTTGATACCCCGGGCGGTTTAGGTACTTCCATGCGTGAGATGGTCAAGATCATCATGAACAGCAAAATTCCGGTTTGCGTCTGGGTTGGGCCGGAAGGAGCA
The Marinifilum sp. JC120 DNA segment above includes these coding regions:
- the coaBC gene encoding bifunctional phosphopantothenoylcysteine decarboxylase/phosphopantothenate--cysteine ligase CoaBC, whose product is MNEHLNFDCFLGKRIHLGVSGSIAAYKSLDLLRMFRKAGIEVSVTLTSGAQEFIKGLSYEALGAFKVWEKMYPTLDDTFGHLEPGQAADAMLIAPATASVLARMTHGLADDMLSCQALAFNGPKLVAPAMNPAMWDALATQDNCRVLAERGVEFIGPDCGDVACGDHGRGRLASLESIYAHGLRAVAPKDMSGKHVLITLGPTREKWDAVRFWSNPSSGLMGACIAMAAWLRGAKVTIVSGPVNWWFPEDIDVIKVDSAQQMFDAATEVWPSCTTGCFTAAVADFKPIPHGEGKFKKAGNDALRVDFDTNPDILKTVGTMKKDDQQLIGFAAETSNIQEAAKGKLERKNLDLIVANPINKPGAGFESSTNSVYVLDRTGRSEEWPDLPKSEIAWRIWDLLPQN